The DNA region ACTCGTTATCGCTTTGGCACTCTCCctaaaatgataaattaaacAAGTTGCAACGCaaaattttttaagcattttgtcATTACCCTGACACAGTTGGAAAGCGCGTTTCCCGTGTACCCCGCAGGGCATGTGCAAACGGGTCTCTCACGATTGGTTCTGTCGTAGCCGGGTGTGCACACAGCGTTCGTTCCGCACGGGTTTGGATTGCAGAGATCTTCCTTGGTGAATGGTCGGCAGCTTACGAACGGATCCCCCGTCATGTCACGTGGGCAGCTGCAAACCGGAGTTAGTCCGCGCAAGTTGCAGTCCGCATTAACGCCACAAGAACCGTCGCACGGATTTTTGCACACGCCATAAATACACGCCGGCCTTGCCGGGGAACAATCACGATCTCCGTAGCATTCGGCACGGCACTCGGTATACGGACTTCCTGTCAAGAGTAGATACAAAAAAATGCTAAGATTATCGGCAAAGGAAAAGTGTATCTCTTACCAATGTACCCTTTTGGACACTCGCACACTGCACGATGATTGGTAACACGTGCACACGAGGCTCCTTTACCACACTGAGAGCAAGCATTTGTGCATTTAAACTGGGAACAAAACTCTTGGTTTCCACATTCGACATCGCTCTCACATTCATGGCGACATCCGGATAGTGGGGATCCCTAGGGATTACAatcaggaaatatttttttttaaaattctaaaataatagAGAATCATACAATGTAACCAGGAAGGCAGGAGCACGTTGGAACATTGTTCAGAACTTCGCATTTTGTGTTGGAACCACACGGACTAGGTCGACAAAGCTGCTCTAAAAATacagataaaaaaaacgttaattcACCCGATGTAGGTGGATGAGGTTTACTAAGCTTCTATGGTCTATCTCATAAGATGATGATCCTCTAACTTCATAACTCGTCAGTAACAGAAAACCTGCCAGGTCTTTAAACATGGAAAGGTCAAAATAATTATTCCTAGACACattgtaaaaactaaaatagaataaatgaaataata from Culex quinquefasciatus strain JHB chromosome 3, VPISU_Cqui_1.0_pri_paternal, whole genome shotgun sequence includes:
- the LOC6047951 gene encoding neurogenic locus notch homolog protein 3 isoform X2 encodes the protein MYQTKLFTTLLLLNVAGSIVSAQGCARGPCGVGAMCQETSGGRPVCSCPAGYSGNPLTQCIRAECLDHSECIRSDQACRDGKCINPCNGVCGINANCEVRNHVPVCSCPRGMSGDPFVSCRVNDPEQLCRPSPCGSNTKCEVLNNVPTCSCLPGYIGSPLSGCRHECESDVECGNQEFCSQFKCTNACSQCGKGASCARVTNHRAVCECPKGYIGSPYTECRAECYGDRDCSPARPACIYGVCKNPCDGSCGVNADCNLRGLTPVCSCPRDMTGDPFVSCRPFTKEDLCNPNPCGTNAVCTPGYDRTNRERPVCTCPAGYTGNALSNCVRGECQSDNECADHKACINYQCVDPCSGQCGTGAQCQAKRHLAVCTCPAGTQGDALVSCRATQTYPVARYH
- the LOC6047951 gene encoding sushi, von Willebrand factor type A, EGF and pentraxin domain-containing protein 1 isoform X3, with product MCQETSGGRPVCSCPAGYSGNPLTQCIRAECLDHSECIRSDQACRDGKCINPCNGVCGINANCEVRNHVPVCSCPRGMSGDPFVSCRVNDPEQLCRPSPCGSNTKCEVLNNVPTCSCLPGYIGSPLSGCRHECESDVECGNQEFCSQFKCTNACSQCGKGASCARVTNHRAVCECPKGYIGSPYTECRAECYGDRDCSPARPACIYGVCKNPCDGSCGVNADCNLRGLTPVCSCPRDMTGDPFVSCRPFTKEDLCNPNPCGTNAVCTPGYDRTNRERPVCTCPAGYTGNALSNCVRGECQSDNECADHKACINYQCVDPCSGQCGTGAQCQAKRHLAVCTCPAGTQGDALVSCRATQTYPVARYH